The Pseudanabaena sp. BC1403 genomic sequence GCATCCACGATCGCTAAAGCTGAAGAATTAAATATTGAGTTATTACCTACCCAATCTTCGCAGATTGTGGCTGGCTGTGGTGTCGAAGCGATGCTGACGACAGGCGAAACAATTTTGGTGGGCAATAGGGCTTGGCTACAAGAGCAACATGTCAAAATTTCCAGCGAGATGTTAGAGCGATCGCAGAATTTAGCAGAATTCGGCAAAACTCCAATTTTTATCGCTGTGGATTCCCAACTAGTTGGAATCATCGCCATGCGTGATCGACTAAAACCTGAAGCCGCTGAAGTCGTCAGGCAAATTGAAGCGATGGGATTACAAGTCTGGATGCTCACAGGCGATCGCCAAGAAACCGCCAATGCGATCGCTAATCAGTTGGGCATTCCCTCAGAAAGGGCGATCGCGGAAGTCAAACCCGATGGCAAAGCAGATGCTGTAATGAAATTACTTGCTGAAGGTCAGCGTGTAGCCATGATTGGCGATGGGGTTAATGATGCACCTGCCTTGGCTAGCGCCACCGTAGGCATTGCGCTCAGTTCAGGTACTGATGTTGCCATGGAAACTGCTGATATTGTGCTAATGCGTCATGACATTAGCGATATCGTCCCCGCGATCCAACTCAGTCGCGCTACTTTTAGCAAAATTCGCCAAAATCTATTCTGGGCATTTGCTTACAACACTCTAGCGATCCCCGTTGCCGCAGGGATTCTCTACCCCAGTTTTGGCATTTCTCTCAATCCGACGATCGCAGGTTTAGCGATGGCATTTAGCTCTGTAAGTGTAGTTTTGAGTTCTCTATCATTGCGATCTAGAAGAAAATAGGTTGTGCAGCGCCTCGCGCTGCTTATAGCGGTTTTCAGTTGAGTGGGACACAAAAAATGTAGTGGCAATTCATGAATTGCCACTACATTTTTTAAAATTTTTTGTTCAGTTAAGGAATACATCGTGGATTGGATTAATTTAATTATTGCGGGACTATTGGAAGTTGTTTGGGCGAGCAGCTTAAAATATACCGAAGGTTTTACAAAACCTTTACCCAGCTTGCTTACTCTCTCAACTATTACAGCTAGCTTTATCTTGCTTGCCCAAGCCTTAAAAACTCTACCCGTTGGCACAGGCTATGCAGTTTGGACAGGAATCGGCGTGGTGGGAACTGCAATCATCGGCTCGGTATTTCTCGGTGAATCGAGGGATTTACCGAGATTTATCTGCATCAGCCTGATTGTGCTCGGTATTGTCGGTTTGCGATTTACAAGCTCAAAATGATAGGATGATCGCTACTTTGCCCTGCCCTCTCGCCTGAACTACAAGAATGGATTCTAAGTCTTTGAATAACAAATCTTTGAATGCTAAGTCATTGCTGCTAAGTATTCTCAGCTTATTGTCTATTTTATTTATTCTCTTTACTTTGCAGGCTAGTTGGAATAATCCGCAGGAGCAGACAAAATTAGACTTGCTCCAAACTGATTTGATTTTGCAAGCCACTCAAATTCAAGGGAAAGCTCAAGATAGCACCAAAGATGACATATTCCAGGTTTTCATCGGCGAAAGCAAACCTCAAGAACTCTATGCACAGGCGCTCAATAGTTATCAAGAAGTACTTAAAGCCAGTAAATCTAATCTCGCTAGCCTAGAGCGACTCTCTCAATCTCCAGAGTCAAGAGACTATGAACCACAGGCTCTCTCTAAACAAAAGCAAAAGAAACAAACCAGCGTTAGTGAAATCAGCATTCGGACAGGGCTGCTGCAAATTCAAACTGGCGATACTCAAGGTGCGATCGCTACATGGGAAGCCGTTGCAGAATTAGAAGGGCAATCCATGACTAGCTATGGATTAACGGCGCAGATTCTCAAAGGTCTGTGGTCAGAGCCAACAATGTTATTCCCTAATGCCGAAGTTCAGATTCAACGAACACTTGATGGTTGGTATCGCAAAGTGGCCCTAACCAAACTATATCAATCACAACAAAGAAGCGAAAAAATCCCTGAACTTGAACAACAAGCTCAAATAGAAGTTAACGCGGCAATTAATCGTTTAGTCATCATCAATTCCATACCACTAATCGGCGGTAGTGTGGGGATTTTAGTTTGGATAGGCTTACTAGTTCAATGGATTTTCTTCCGCAAATCTTCTCCATTCCATCGCCCCTCCCAAGGCGACCTAGATCAAAATCTAAATCAAAACAATTTGCAAGTACCTTGGGGTTTTGGAACAATTTGGGAAGTCATGGTTCTATGGTTTACCGCATTTTGCCTAATGACCCAATTAGTGCTGCCATTAATCTTTGAATTTTTAGGAATTCAAACAAGAGCGAGTGAAGATTACACAATTCAAGCATTGCTAGTTTTGATTCCCTATACGCTTTCAGTTATTCCGATGCTACCAATTTTGCAAGCTAGTCTTGCAGTCTATCAGCCTTTACCAGAAGGATGGTTTCGCATCAAAATCAAGCCGCCACAATGGCTATTATGGGGAGTTGGTGGATATTTTGCCTCCGTTCCCTTAGTTTTAGTAATTTCTATAATTAGCCAAAAATTTCTCCAAGGCCAAGGCGGAGGCAATCCCCTATTACCAATCTTGACTGATAGCCAAAATAATTTACCTAAGTTCCTACTCTGGACAACTCTGGCGATCGCAGCGCCATTTTTCGAGGAATATCTATTTCGTGGGTTTCTACTACCTTCACTGGCTAAGTTTTTACCAGTTTGGGGTGCGATCGCTCTAAGTGGATTTTTCTTCGCTCTAGCCCATTTAAATCTTGCCGATATTATTCCTCTGACCACTTTAGGTATAGTGATGGGCTTTGTCTATTGGCGATCAAAAAATCTGCTCTCATCGATGCTCCTACATTGTCTTTGGAATAGCGGTAGTTTCTTTGCGCTGATTGCCCTCGGAGGGAAATAACTAGAAGGTTTGCAAAGCGAACCTTCTAGTTAATATGAAGAACAATCCAAGGATGTTCCACAAATGCGGAAATATTGCCTTTAAATGGTGCGCTCTGCGCTCGATTCTGAGCAGTCAATAAATTCAAAAATCTCTCAATATCTTCAAAATTCACCTGATGTATCAAATACTTTGATAAAAACTGTCTAACGATCCTTCTCTGTAATGCTAGCGGTTGCTCTTGCAAAAGTTGGCGATGCAAGCGCGGTAAGCGCTCATCCCAAATCACCGAAACATTATCTTCAAAGAAACAACTAGCTTGCTTCTCCAAGTAGATTACATCGTCATGCAAAAGCTCTGAAGTCTGCGCGATAGCAATTTCTAGCTGTGGATTAAAATGCTCCTGCAAATAAGGAATTGTTTCCAAGCGTAAGCGATTGCGACGATAGTCCAGATTTTGATTAGTGCTATCTTCCCAAATAGGAATTTGATTCTCTCGACAAAAGGCTGCGGTTTCATGACGACTGACGTTTAACAAAGGACGCACCAACTTAATCTCTGGCTTAATTTCTGGCGTAAGCGATCGCACCCAAGTCAAAGAAGCTAAACCATCGGCTCCACTTCCGCGCATCAAGTTATGTAGCAATGTCTCAACGCGATCGCTACGCGTATGCCCTGTCGCCACATAAGCACATTTATGAATATTCGCCATTTCCACCAGCATCGCATAGCGCCATTTTCGAGCATCAGCTTCACTAGCTAGGAGACTTTTGGCGGTTCTCAAACAAAAAGCAATTCCCCATTCCTTTGCAATATTTTCAACATGCTCGGCATTAGCACTTGAGTCGCTTCGCCACTGATGATCGCAATGAGCGATCGTTAAATTCCAGTTAAACTTTGCGCTTTGCATCTGTAAAAGCTTGGCTAAACATAGGGAATCCTGCCCTCCAGAAACTGCCACCAAAAGACTTGCATCTCTAGGTAATATTTCAGGCTGCGATCGTAAAACTGCGTTTAAATTAGCCCGTAATAGTTTTGTAAACCGATTTTGAGAGTTCAAGGGTTATTGCTTGCTAAAAATTGTATAAAAAATGATTATCAATGGCATAATCATGTATAATTTGAGGTCTTCAGCATAAGAGAAATCGTGCGAAGATCTTAAAAAGAGTATTGCATTTTTGTGTTGTTTGAATGAGAAGCGTTTCGCTTTTCTACTGTTCCGAATTTATTGAGCCAAAGATTGCACGATTTCTGCTAATACAACAGCGAAGTTTGCTTGAGGGTGAGGAATATACAAAATGCAAAAGGGAAGCTCTATGATGAATAAATTATTGCTGGTGTCCGCAGGAGCCGTATGGGGATTTATGGTGATTACACCAATCAATGCCCTATCTGCACAGACAAAAGTTGCTAAGAACGATAAGGTAAGCAATTCACAAGTTGCTAAAGACAAAGTAAGGAATACCACAACAACTTCTAAGAATGGGGTAAAAAACTCTACAACAGCTAAGAAAACCTCTAAAACGGGAGTTGTCAAAGCGCCAATACTACAAAACAAGCTACCTTACACTGCTAAGGATTTAAAGCAGCCTCGGACAGATGTTGCAGCGATGCCATTAGCATTCAAGCGAAATTCTTCCATCTCAATTTCTACCAATCCTGATGTAGATCTTGTCGAAATCGCTCAAGCCAGTACAAACATCGCCCAGACAGGTAATGCGACTTCTAACTCTCCAGACATTATCCGTCAGCAGCTACTCATTCGTCCAATTACACCTCAAACTCAGAACGTATTCAAACAAATCTACACACCATCATTGAACGCTGGTACTCCTGTCGCTTTTGGACTTCAAACAGGTGATGCTTTTATCAGTGTTGTCGGTGCAACTGCTGGGAGACTGAGAGATACCGTTGATGGCAGCATATCAGTTGGTGCTGGTTTGGGAGATGCTAGCCAGTATGCGGCAGTCGAAGGTGTTTTCAATATCAACAGTATTCGTAACTTCGGTTCTAACGGCTCTTTTGATCTCAAAGTTCATCGTCTCATCTATCAAGATGATTCTAGACAAGCTGCGATCGCAGTGGGCTGGACAAACTTTGCGAACTATGGCTCAAACGCAGGAGGTACGCCTTCCTCAGTTTATGGAGCTGCAACTATTTCCCAGTTGACCAATCCAGACAATGCTGAGAATCCTCAACCAATAGTTGCGACTATTGGTGTTGGTGGTGGTACATATCGCAAATCCACTAGCAGTGATGGAGTCGGCATTTTTGCTAATGTTGGCTACCAGTTTGACCCGCAGTGGGGAGTGAGTACAGCATGGTCTGGACAAGGACTAAACTTTGGTTTGGGCTTTTTACCAGATGTTACTTTCCCCTTAAACCTCACTCTGACTTATTCTGATGTCACGAACAATAGTAATGCAGGTACTCAGGTTATCTTTGGTGTTAGCTATGGGTTTAATTACTCTGGACGTAGGTAAGTTCAGCATGGGTAAACTTAAAACCTAAAAGCTTGTGCCGCCCGCTAAGCGGGCGGCACAAGCTCTGGTTTTAGTCTTAACTATGCTGAACTACTTGGATAAGTTGCGATCGCTCTGAAATAACCTAGCTGCCAAATTTCTATGAAAAAAATATTTTTGTCAATTCTCGCTTCTACTATTTCTTTTGCAGGTATAGCACCTGTTTTTGCGGGTAATTTCACAATTCAACCAGGATGTCAAACTTCCAGTATCGCAATTTTGCAGAATACACCGCCTGTTCGTAAAAGCAATTTGCTGAGCATCGATATCAGCCAAGCGATCGCAGTATTGTTAAATTCTGCGAATACTAACGCAGATATTAGCAACGTTATCGTGCTGTTGAGCAATGGTAACGGAAGTGGGACTGGTGTGCAGACAGCACAAAACGCTTTAAGCGCTAGCTTTGCCAGTTTGGGAATTAACGTGGGAACAGGCTCACCTGCATTAGCGTTAATTGATGCCCTTACTGGACTTATTCCTGCTAACTTTAATGCAGGAGCAGAAAAGCTTCAATCTGTTGATCTCAAGAAGCTATTTTTAGCGATTGAATCTTTTAATCAGATTGTGAATGAGCTTGCGGATATTGCCAAAGGTTCAGATCCTGTTGCAGCAGAAAAAGCTTTAGCCTCTTTAAATGCTTTATCAACAAATCAAGCATTCACCACCCTTTCTACGACTCTAGCCTCTATCTCTAAAGGTTTGAACTAATTCCTCCAAAAAAATAGGGGCGGCGCTTCGCGCCGCCCCTATTTTTTTAAATCAATCGAAGAAACTTTTTCTTGCCAACTTGCAAAACTTTACCAGCAAGTTCTTCGATACTGGCAAAGGTGCGATCGCCTAATTTTTCACCATCGAGTTTCACAGCACCATTTTTGATTTGACTCTGTGCTTCGCTGTTGCTCTTGCAAAGTCCCGATGCCTTGACTAGATAATGCAATGGTGCGGGAAAATTTATCTGAGAAAGATCAAATTCGGGAATATCACCCAGATCAGTAGTATTGCCTGCGAGGACAATTTGTTCGGCATCACGTTGCGCTTGAATTGCTGCTTCAGGGCTATGGTATTGACCAACGATCGCTAAAGCCAGTTGTTTTTGCTTTTCGCGAGGATTTTCTGGGAGTGTCTCTAGGTCAATATCAGTGAGCAACTCAAAGTATTTATCAACAAGAGCATCAGGCACTTTTTCCAATTTGGAATACATACTCAATGGCTCGTCGGTGAGTCCGACATAGTTACCAAGAGATTTAGACATTTTCTGCACACCATCTAAGCCAACTAATAAGGGGAGCAATAGTCCAAACTGCGCTGGCTTGCCTTGACGATTTTTGTCTTTGAGTTGCAGGTCGCGCCCGACGAGAATATTAAATTTTTGATCAGTACCACCTAGCTCCACATCGGAGTCGATCGCTACCGAGTCATAGCCTTGTAATAAAGGATAGAGAAATTCATGCAAATAAATCGGATTGCCTTTTTCATAGCGATCGCTAAATCCCTCTTTGGCTAACATTTGCCCGACAGTCATGCTAGCTTGCAAATTAATAATTTGCTGTAAATCAAGTTTGTTTAGCCATTCCCCATTACGACGCAACTCGAAGCGATCGCTAGAAAAGTCCAGAATTTTCTTGGCTTGCTCTAAATAAGTTTCGGCATTGTAAGCAACTTCTTCAGGAGTTAGTCTTGGGCGAGCTTCAGAGCGACCTGTAGGATCACCAATTTGGGCGGTGAAGTCACCAATAATTAAGACAGCTTTATGTCCAGCATCTTGGAATTGACGTAATTTTCGCAAAGCAACGGTATGCCCAAGGTGCAAGTCAGGACGGGTGGGATCGATGCCGAGTTTAATGCGAAGTGGGCGATCGGTCTTTTGGATGCGATCGCGCAAGTTGTCGGTTTCGCTATCTGGAAATATTTCGACAACACCACGTTCTAAGAGGGTTGAGAGATTTGTTGGGGTTGAGCTTTGAGACATTCTAAAAAGTTACTTAAATTTTTGTTAACGACAAGGCGAAATCACGAGGTCTTAATCATACTACGCTAAAGGTTTGAGGCTTTTAGAGCTTCTAGCTCATACAAAAATTTACCGCGCTAAAATGTTTAAACTATTGTGTCAAACTGACGAGAATGAAGTTGAGCATAACGTCCTGCTTTTTGGAGAAGTTCGTCGTGGGTTCCCGATTCGACAATTTGACCTTGTTCCAAAACGATGATGCGATCGCTATTTCTAATAGTTGCTAAGCGGTGAGCAATAATAAATGTCGTACGTCCTTGCATCAGGCGTTGTAGAGCCTCTTGGACAAGGCTTTCCGATTCGGTATCAAGAGCAGAAGTTGCCTCATCAAGAATCAGAATTTTGGGATTGTGCAGGACAGCACGAGCGATGGAAATACGTTGACGCTGACCACCTGATAGATTCACACCACGCTCGCCGACCCATGTATCGTAACCTTGGGGAAGTTCCATAATAAAATCATGGGCATTAGCAATTCGTGCGGCTCTTTCCACTGCTTCAGTGTCATAATCCTTCTGACCAAAGGCAATATTAGAAGCAACGGTTCCAGAGAAAAGAATGTTCTCTTGCGGAACTAGAGCTAATTGTTGGCGGAGACCCTTGATTTTGACATCACGAATGTCATAACCATCGATGAGAATTTTGCCAGACTTGACATCATGGAAACGCATCAGCAGATTCATCAAGGTAGATTTTCCTGCACCCGACATGCCGACAAGGGCAATCGATTCGCCTTTATTCGCAACTAGATTAATATCGGTGAGAACAGGGCGATCGCCTTGATAATGGAAGCCAACATTTGTGTATTCGACTTTGCC encodes the following:
- a CDS encoding CPBP family intramembrane glutamic endopeptidase, which translates into the protein MDSKSLNNKSLNAKSLLLSILSLLSILFILFTLQASWNNPQEQTKLDLLQTDLILQATQIQGKAQDSTKDDIFQVFIGESKPQELYAQALNSYQEVLKASKSNLASLERLSQSPESRDYEPQALSKQKQKKQTSVSEISIRTGLLQIQTGDTQGAIATWEAVAELEGQSMTSYGLTAQILKGLWSEPTMLFPNAEVQIQRTLDGWYRKVALTKLYQSQQRSEKIPELEQQAQIEVNAAINRLVIINSIPLIGGSVGILVWIGLLVQWIFFRKSSPFHRPSQGDLDQNLNQNNLQVPWGFGTIWEVMVLWFTAFCLMTQLVLPLIFEFLGIQTRASEDYTIQALLVLIPYTLSVIPMLPILQASLAVYQPLPEGWFRIKIKPPQWLLWGVGGYFASVPLVLVISIISQKFLQGQGGGNPLLPILTDSQNNLPKFLLWTTLAIAAPFFEEYLFRGFLLPSLAKFLPVWGAIALSGFFFALAHLNLADIIPLTTLGIVMGFVYWRSKNLLSSMLLHCLWNSGSFFALIALGGK
- the tyrS gene encoding tyrosine--tRNA ligase — translated: MSQSSTPTNLSTLLERGVVEIFPDSETDNLRDRIQKTDRPLRIKLGIDPTRPDLHLGHTVALRKLRQFQDAGHKAVLIIGDFTAQIGDPTGRSEARPRLTPEEVAYNAETYLEQAKKILDFSSDRFELRRNGEWLNKLDLQQIINLQASMTVGQMLAKEGFSDRYEKGNPIYLHEFLYPLLQGYDSVAIDSDVELGGTDQKFNILVGRDLQLKDKNRQGKPAQFGLLLPLLVGLDGVQKMSKSLGNYVGLTDEPLSMYSKLEKVPDALVDKYFELLTDIDLETLPENPREKQKQLALAIVGQYHSPEAAIQAQRDAEQIVLAGNTTDLGDIPEFDLSQINFPAPLHYLVKASGLCKSNSEAQSQIKNGAVKLDGEKLGDRTFASIEELAGKVLQVGKKKFLRLI
- the tilS gene encoding tRNA lysidine(34) synthetase TilS, translated to MNSQNRFTKLLRANLNAVLRSQPEILPRDASLLVAVSGGQDSLCLAKLLQMQSAKFNWNLTIAHCDHQWRSDSSANAEHVENIAKEWGIAFCLRTAKSLLASEADARKWRYAMLVEMANIHKCAYVATGHTRSDRVETLLHNLMRGSGADGLASLTWVRSLTPEIKPEIKLVRPLLNVSRHETAAFCRENQIPIWEDSTNQNLDYRRNRLRLETIPYLQEHFNPQLEIAIAQTSELLHDDVIYLEKQASCFFEDNVSVIWDERLPRLHRQLLQEQPLALQRRIVRQFLSKYLIHQVNFEDIERFLNLLTAQNRAQSAPFKGNISAFVEHPWIVLHIN
- the sugE gene encoding quaternary ammonium compound efflux SMR transporter SugE, whose product is MDWINLIIAGLLEVVWASSLKYTEGFTKPLPSLLTLSTITASFILLAQALKTLPVGTGYAVWTGIGVVGTAIIGSVFLGESRDLPRFICISLIVLGIVGLRFTSSK